Genomic DNA from Patescibacteria group bacterium:
AATTTGAACTTCTAACATAATTTTAAAATAAATATTTATAATTCATTCCCGCAAAAAATATGGACTCTCAAACAATTAAACCAACCGGCTGTTGCGAGCCGTTTGAGCCGGGGCCTTGGCAGGACAAGGAAATTACCTGGAAGGATAAGATTTTTGTAAAAGACCACGTTGCCCAGTTTTTGCACATTCCGCTAAATTTCGGGCAAAAAGTTGTGAAAAACCTGGGATTGATTGAAAAAGCCGGAGCCAAGGCGGACCATCAGCTCATGCTGACCGATGAAAAATCGCTTTGGGGATGCGACATCTATATTGATGTAGTTAAAGACGTGCCGGACGCCGAAATGGCCGCCATCTCGGGAACGTTTCTCACTAAAGTTTTTGAAGGGCCTTATCAAAAGGCCGGAGCCTGGGCCAAAGAAATGAAGGCTTACGTCGAAGGAAAGGGCAAAAAAGTGAAGAAAAATTATTTTTCTTACACCACTTGCCCGAAATGCGCCAAAGCCTACGGGAAAAATTACGTCGTGCTTTTCGCGCAGATTGATTAAAGGTACACATTGAAATTTATGTACAAGTATTATCATCCCAAGCCAATCATCATAAAACTAACAGATGATTTAGGTTTTCAGTTAAGGCAGAAAGCGGCAGGCTATATTGCCGCTAACCAGAATAAAACCGGCGCTGAAAGAGGGAGTAAGGAGGAGCAAGGGTTTGGCGCGCTTGCGGAAATCGTTATACGGAATAAATTCGGAATGCCTGAAATAAATCCCGAAGATCATCCTCTTGGGCATGATATTCTTTTGCCATCCGGGATAAAACTTGATGTAAAATGCCGGGGAGGGTCATTGCCGTTCAAGGAGGAATATGAAAGCAGTGACGGAATCGCAAGGGAGGCAAAACATAATTTTTTTGCCCGGCAAATTTACGACGAAAAATTGGATGCAGAAATCTATTTAATGACTCATCTGGAAACCCCGAGTAATCGGGAGCTCCCCGGGACCGCACGCCAGAGAAAATGGATACTATATATTTGCGGCTGGGTATCAAAAGAACGGGTTGCGTGCGAGGGCGTGTATCTACCGCGCGGTTCGCTCACTGAACAAGGAAGAACATGGTTTACCTATCGCGGGCAGGAAATAGAATTCTATAACCGAAACTTGAATGGCCTGGAGAAGATAGAAGATTTATTAAGTATAGAGAGAGCTGATGTTGAAAAAGATAGGTGCCATCAGGGGGATTTGAATTTAACCTTTGTCGACGCAATAAGAATTACTTATGATCTGATTGGACGCGGCGTTCTTAGAGAGAAGCACTTATTGTACATACAGAAGGAGACCTATCTCAATAAGATAGTAAAGCCAATTCTACATCCTAATCAGTATTTTCATCTATTAAAATGGTTAAAAGAAAAAGGAGAGCTCGGCGAGACCGAGCTTCAAAAGGCTAAAGAGATATTCAAAGAAGAGTTCTTTGAAAAAATTTAGAAAAGCTTATTGCTACCGGCTTTATATTGAGATTCTGCTTTTTTTATTCGTTTTTTTGAAATTTCTATGTAATCAATCTTGTGTTTTTTAAAGAGATATGTTTTTTGATTTTTTTCAATTCCAATAAATTTTCTCCCTTCTAGAGCTGCCGAAACTAGAAAACTGCCGCTCCCGCAGGTGTTATCCAGGACTATGTCGCCCTCCTTTGTAAAGGTTCGGATAAGATAGCGGCCAAGCTCTACTGGTTTTTGCGTTGGATGATAAACCTCTCCTTCGCTTTCGGCAGTTTTGAAATATACAACATCAGTAGGGTATCTCTCCCCGTTACTTTTCACTTCAACAGTTTTAAAGTCTCCATAGCTTCCAGTCAGCTGATCTTTTCTAAAACCTTTGTTGTACGGCTCGCCATTGCTCATTTGAGGATTGTAGTCCGGCTGGTTCTTATAGAAAATACAAATATCTTCATGCTTGCGCAACGGTTGTTTTTTGGCATTTAGAAAATTAGTTGGTTTGGATTTAACCCAGGTAATCTTATATTTGAATAACTTTGGGTTAGACAGCATTAAGCTGGCAGTAAAAAGACCTTGCCCGGTTAAGGCAATAACCCCCTTGTCTTTTATAATTCGTTCGTAGTGCGTCCAAATTCGATCAAGAGGAATTAAACTGTCCCAATGATTTTGTGTTGTGCCATAAGGCAGATCGCATAAAATCATATCAATTGATTTTGAAGGAATGCCATTCATTATTTTCAAACAGTCGCCTTCTATAACGCGATTTTCAAAATTTTGGATATCCCCTTTTCCCGCAGTAGTTATTTCCTTCGGTTCTTCCCCGCCAAGATTTTTGCGCAGATACCAAAGGCAATATGTATTAACCGCTAATCCTTCTTCCTGCGCGCGTTTTTCCAACTCCATGTAAGAATCCGTCCCTAACAGAATTCTTATCCTATTGCTTTCGAGCTTAGCTATGTTTTTGTATAAATCCTTATTACGATTTCCAAAAGCCAAAACAAGTCCTTTGGAGTTCTGGTTAGCCTCTTTATAGTCAGGAAAATAAATTGATTTAAAAATTTGATTACTGGGCATGGGATTTACGATTTATTTATATTATAGTATGATACCCTTATTCAATCAACCATATTTATCCACAGAAAATTAAATACATGGCTAAATTAACAATTAAAACCAAAACCCCAAAAGAAGTAATTGATATTACCGACAAGGTCAATGAGATTTTGGCAAAGGAAGATGAGAGAGAAGGACTGGTGAATTTATTTGTTACTCATACTACGGCGGCTTTAACTGTCGCGGACTTAGATCCGGGGACGGATTTGGATATGCTTGATGCCTTCGAGGCCATGTGCCCGAAATTAAATTACCGGCATCCGCATAACCCCGAGCACGCGCCAGACCATATTATGTCCGCGCTAATCGGCGCAACTCTAACTCTGCCCTTTAACCAAAATGGTTTGATACTCGGCGACTGGCAAAGGGTGGTGCTTATTGAACTAAACGGGCCAAGAGACCGCCGGATTATTGTTTCTTTAATTTAGCTGCCAGCCTCATTAGATTGAGCAAAAAAATAGTATGCACAAAATCGTAATAAAAATAAGGCGGGAGTTAAAAAGGAGCGCTGACGATAAAACTAAAGAAATTTTTCAGCGGTTTTTTAAGGAAAAAGTGACGTTCTACGGGGTAAGGGCGGGTGTTGTTTCAAAAATCGGGAAAGAGTATTTTACTGAAGTAAAGAAACTGGACAAGAAAAAAATGCAGGCGGTTTGTGAGGAGCTTTTCCGGTCCGGCATTTCCGAAGAAGCCTGGATCGCCGCCAGCTTTGCCCATAAATACGATAATTTCGAGAAAGCGGACTTTTTGGTTTTTGAGCGCTGGATTGATAAATATATTGATAACTGGGCCAAGTGCGATACCTTTTGCAATCACGCGGTCGGAGAATTTATAGAAAAATACCCGGCCTATATTTCAAAGCTAAAAGTCTGGGCTAAGTCAAAAAACCTTTGGAAGCGGAGGGCCGCGGCCGTAACCTTAATAATACCGGCGAAAAGGGGAATGTTCTTAGCGGATATTTTTAAGATTGCCGATATCCTATTACAGGATAAAGAAGACATGGTGCAAAAAGGGTATGGCTGGATGCTAAAAGAAGCCAGCCGCAAGCATGAGCGGGAAGTCTTTAATTATGTTCTGAAAAATAAAAAAGTTATGCCCCGGACAGCCTTGCGCTACGCCATTGAAAAGATGCCTCTTAATCTTAAAAAGCGGGCTATGGCAAAATAATTTGTATAAAATTTTGAGATATATAAAATTTGGTGAAAAATTTATC
This window encodes:
- a CDS encoding hydrolase, coding for MDSQTIKPTGCCEPFEPGPWQDKEITWKDKIFVKDHVAQFLHIPLNFGQKVVKNLGLIEKAGAKADHQLMLTDEKSLWGCDIYIDVVKDVPDAEMAAISGTFLTKVFEGPYQKAGAWAKEMKAYVEGKGKKVKKNYFSYTTCPKCAKAYGKNYVVLFAQID
- a CDS encoding site-specific DNA-methyltransferase, whose product is MNGIPSKSIDMILCDLPYGTTQNHWDSLIPLDRIWTHYERIIKDKGVIALTGQGLFTASLMLSNPKLFKYKITWVKSKPTNFLNAKKQPLRKHEDICIFYKNQPDYNPQMSNGEPYNKGFRKDQLTGSYGDFKTVEVKSNGERYPTDVVYFKTAESEGEVYHPTQKPVELGRYLIRTFTKEGDIVLDNTCGSGSFLVSAALEGRKFIGIEKNQKTYLFKKHKIDYIEISKKRIKKAESQYKAGSNKLF
- a CDS encoding secondary thiamine-phosphate synthase enzyme YjbQ; amino-acid sequence: MAKLTIKTKTPKEVIDITDKVNEILAKEDEREGLVNLFVTHTTAALTVADLDPGTDLDMLDAFEAMCPKLNYRHPHNPEHAPDHIMSALIGATLTLPFNQNGLILGDWQRVVLIELNGPRDRRIIVSLI
- a CDS encoding DNA alkylation repair protein, whose amino-acid sequence is MHKIVIKIRRELKRSADDKTKEIFQRFFKEKVTFYGVRAGVVSKIGKEYFTEVKKLDKKKMQAVCEELFRSGISEEAWIAASFAHKYDNFEKADFLVFERWIDKYIDNWAKCDTFCNHAVGEFIEKYPAYISKLKVWAKSKNLWKRRAAAVTLIIPAKRGMFLADIFKIADILLQDKEDMVQKGYGWMLKEASRKHEREVFNYVLKNKKVMPRTALRYAIEKMPLNLKKRAMAK